One Thermogemmata fonticola DNA window includes the following coding sequences:
- a CDS encoding peroxiredoxin, producing MTRCMRLGSLTAVVTLCWGFTAVADDTQLKVKVGDPFPNVPLEAVQIEKAGITGKKTLSIADLKGKTVVIFFYPKALTKGCTVESCGFRDIIGEFPKDVVVLGASADDRQLQQKFIDTHMLPYPLLCDTNLELIKQLGILSSPTGKTPKRVTFVIDKQGKIAKIYDKVNVNSHPKEVLAFVKSLS from the coding sequence ATGACACGCTGCATGCGCCTGGGGAGTCTGACCGCTGTTGTGACCTTGTGTTGGGGGTTCACCGCCGTGGCGGATGATACGCAACTGAAAGTGAAAGTGGGAGACCCCTTCCCGAACGTGCCGCTGGAAGCAGTGCAGATCGAGAAAGCCGGTATTACGGGCAAGAAGACCCTGTCGATCGCCGACTTGAAAGGGAAGACCGTCGTCATCTTCTTCTATCCGAAGGCGTTGACGAAGGGATGCACGGTGGAATCGTGCGGCTTCCGGGACATCATCGGCGAGTTCCCCAAGGACGTCGTAGTGCTCGGAGCCAGTGCGGATGACCGGCAATTGCAGCAGAAGTTCATCGACACCCACATGCTGCCCTATCCCTTGCTGTGTGACACCAACTTGGAACTGATCAAGCAACTGGGCATTCTCTCCAGCCCGACGGGTAAGACCCCCAAGCGCGTCACCTTCGTCATCGACAAGCAAGGCAAGATCGCCAAAATTTATGACAAGGTGAACGTCAACTCGCACCCCAAGGAGGTGCTGGCGTTTGTCAAGAGTCTGTCCTGA
- a CDS encoding CoA-transferase subunit beta has product MEYTATELMICCAARALEDGKTAAIGTGLPCAAAMLAQRRHAPHLVILFEAGGVAPHLPTMPVSVGDSTTIHRAVMATSMADVMQFCQRGLIDYTFLSGAQIDPYGNLNSTYIGGTHRRPQVRLPGSGGANDLASFCWRTLIIIKHDRRKFVPKLDFLTTPGYLTGPGAREAAGLPPNTGPHRVITDLAVLDFHPDTKRMRLRSLHPGVTLEQVQAATGFELQIHEPLLTTPPPTSEELDILRREVDPHRYLLQRG; this is encoded by the coding sequence ATGGAATACACCGCGACGGAATTGATGATTTGCTGCGCAGCTCGCGCATTGGAAGATGGCAAGACGGCCGCGATCGGCACCGGCTTGCCCTGCGCGGCGGCGATGCTGGCCCAGCGCCGGCACGCTCCCCATTTGGTCATCCTGTTCGAGGCGGGAGGGGTGGCACCGCACCTGCCCACCATGCCGGTGAGTGTCGGGGATAGCACCACCATCCACCGGGCTGTTATGGCCACCTCCATGGCGGACGTGATGCAATTCTGCCAGCGGGGACTCATCGACTATACGTTCCTCAGCGGGGCGCAAATCGATCCGTATGGCAATCTTAACTCCACGTATATTGGCGGCACGCACCGCCGCCCCCAGGTCCGCTTGCCGGGCAGCGGGGGAGCCAACGATTTGGCCTCGTTTTGCTGGCGGACTTTGATCATCATCAAGCATGATCGCCGCAAGTTCGTCCCCAAACTGGACTTTCTCACAACTCCGGGTTATCTCACCGGTCCCGGAGCGCGCGAGGCGGCAGGACTCCCTCCCAACACCGGCCCCCACCGGGTCATCACCGATCTGGCTGTTCTCGACTTCCACCCGGACACCAAACGCATGCGCCTGCGGAGCCTCCATCCCGGAGTGACCCTGGAGCAGGTGCAAGCGGCTACCGGCTTTGAGTTGCAAATCCACGAACCGCTTCTGACCACTCCTCCGCCGACCTCCGAAGAATTGGACATCCTGCGCCGCGAAGTGGATCCCCACCGCTATCTCCTCCAGCGGGGCTGA
- a CDS encoding anti-sigma factor, whose amino-acid sequence MAADATLRDQALRYAAGELSPIEAAAFEARLASDPAAREAVAEAVRLSAAVLHCPPPAPDASFRAAACERLLHPRRPRWLSRRAYPGHPLLWAALGAATITAFALLLTLIPRPAPSPIPNPAQPASSPDSAAAPDSPLSSTALSARRDEEPPSATAVAARSAPNTEEDHPPMSVAELWADMSTPERVEKTRDEELRWRQKLRERGAYASPRFPTPDAAIETR is encoded by the coding sequence ATGGCCGCTGACGCGACGCTCCGAGATCAGGCCTTGCGTTATGCCGCGGGGGAACTCTCTCCGATCGAAGCGGCCGCCTTCGAGGCGCGATTGGCCAGTGATCCCGCAGCCCGCGAAGCTGTAGCGGAAGCCGTCCGCCTGTCCGCCGCCGTTCTCCATTGTCCCCCACCCGCACCGGATGCTTCTTTCCGCGCCGCGGCCTGTGAGCGTTTGCTCCACCCACGCCGCCCGCGTTGGCTTTCCCGGCGGGCCTACCCCGGCCATCCCCTCCTCTGGGCCGCTTTGGGAGCTGCCACGATCACTGCCTTCGCCCTGCTTCTGACGCTTATCCCTCGGCCGGCTCCGTCCCCGATCCCGAATCCTGCGCAGCCCGCCTCCTCCCCCGACAGCGCCGCGGCGCCCGATTCACCTCTCTCCTCCACCGCGCTATCCGCCCGGAGAGACGAGGAACCACCTTCGGCGACCGCAGTAGCCGCCCGGTCTGCGCCGAACACCGAGGAGGACCATCCTCCCATGAGCGTGGCTGAGTTATGGGCCGACATGAGTACTCCCGAACGTGTGGAAAAGACCCGCGACGAAGAGCTGCGTTGGCGGCAGAAACTCCGCGAACGGGGAGCCTATGCCTCCCCCCGCTTTCCCACCCCGGACGCTGCCATCGAGACACGCTGA
- a CDS encoding MJ0042-type zinc finger domain-containing protein, with amino-acid sequence MAVSYTCPSCRTTLRTAQAVPAGKSIKCPKCGHVFAPAAARNPSSTGAAAATASAAAKAEKPPGPDVFKLADDDPPPAPPPPKPFVDDEEEGGRPKAYGVIVESQEELAKIEKNKPKFDIQDRFKKSARGPAQAMLVFPSNLLTMQGLITLVAAIGIFIYGMWPLVFNDAPPSDEEVEEAVLTMILGLLTFGWAALILYGASEMQQVNSYLWAMVGSIAAILPLLIGLYGIVMLLNPKVKAGFEEAEAGPDDDEEDDDSDEDEDDE; translated from the coding sequence ATGGCTGTGTCGTATACGTGTCCGTCCTGCCGGACAACGCTGCGGACTGCCCAAGCGGTCCCAGCCGGTAAGTCGATCAAGTGTCCTAAATGCGGTCATGTGTTTGCACCGGCCGCTGCTCGGAACCCTTCCTCAACCGGGGCCGCCGCTGCGACCGCGAGTGCCGCGGCCAAAGCGGAGAAGCCGCCCGGACCGGACGTCTTCAAATTGGCGGATGATGATCCCCCCCCGGCGCCCCCTCCGCCTAAGCCTTTTGTCGACGACGAGGAAGAAGGGGGACGGCCGAAAGCCTACGGCGTCATCGTCGAATCGCAGGAAGAGCTAGCGAAAATCGAGAAAAACAAGCCGAAGTTCGACATCCAGGACCGTTTCAAGAAAAGCGCCCGCGGTCCCGCCCAGGCCATGCTGGTCTTTCCCAGCAACTTGCTGACCATGCAAGGGCTAATTACGCTGGTCGCAGCGATCGGCATTTTCATCTACGGAATGTGGCCCTTGGTCTTCAATGACGCGCCGCCCAGTGATGAAGAGGTGGAAGAGGCCGTACTCACGATGATTTTGGGCTTGCTGACCTTCGGCTGGGCCGCCCTCATCCTGTATGGCGCCAGTGAAATGCAGCAAGTCAACTCTTACCTTTGGGCCATGGTCGGTTCCATCGCGGCTATCTTGCCGTTATTGATCGGTTTGTACGGCATTGTCATGTTGCTCAACCCCAAGGTGAAAGCCGGCTTTGAGGAAGCCGAAGCCGGACCGGACGACGATGAGGAAGACGACGATTCCGACGAGGATGAGGACGACGAATGA
- a CDS encoding PQQ-binding-like beta-propeller repeat protein: MFRKRMVWVGVAGVAWLAGAVAGLGAEWYQFRGPTADGQAGSARLPLNWSRTENIVWRQEIPGKGWSSPVLSQGRIYVTTAVPQGNNGDHSLRALCLEAATGKVLWDVEVFHQDGATAPRIHPKNSHASPTPVVESGEVFVHFGHMGTACLDAQTGRCLWRQQSLRYQPVHGNGGSPVLVGRHLIFCIDGADQQLVVALDRRDGSIAWRTPRNARPKKPFSFCTPTLITVQGRQQLICPGSDVVMALDPATGQEIWRVRYEGYSVVPRPVYAHGLVFLSTGYDSPLLYAIRPDGRRDVTNTHVVWMSKKAVPRNASPLVVGDYLYLASDDGQVTCLEARNGREVWSERVGRAFSASPIHASGRLYFCDEEGVTIVLKAGNTFEELARNRLPERILASPAVDGDALILRTEKAIYRIAETTASRH; the protein is encoded by the coding sequence ATGTTCAGAAAGCGAATGGTTTGGGTCGGCGTGGCAGGCGTAGCATGGCTTGCGGGAGCTGTGGCGGGCCTGGGGGCGGAGTGGTATCAGTTTCGGGGTCCGACGGCGGATGGGCAGGCCGGCTCGGCTCGGCTGCCGCTGAATTGGAGCCGCACGGAGAATATCGTCTGGCGCCAGGAGATACCCGGCAAAGGTTGGTCGTCCCCGGTACTGTCCCAAGGACGGATTTACGTGACCACAGCGGTGCCGCAGGGGAACAACGGAGATCATTCGCTGCGTGCCCTGTGCCTGGAAGCCGCGACCGGCAAAGTGCTCTGGGATGTCGAGGTGTTCCATCAGGATGGGGCGACGGCGCCGCGGATTCATCCGAAGAATAGCCATGCGAGTCCGACGCCGGTCGTGGAGAGCGGGGAGGTGTTCGTCCATTTCGGGCACATGGGCACGGCTTGTCTGGACGCTCAGACGGGGCGGTGTTTGTGGCGGCAGCAAAGCCTGCGCTATCAACCGGTGCATGGAAACGGCGGTTCCCCCGTGCTGGTCGGCCGACATTTGATTTTCTGCATCGACGGTGCGGATCAGCAACTGGTCGTAGCCTTGGATCGGCGCGATGGTTCCATCGCTTGGCGCACGCCTCGCAATGCCCGGCCCAAAAAGCCGTTTTCTTTCTGCACGCCCACGCTCATCACCGTCCAGGGACGGCAGCAGCTCATCTGTCCGGGCAGCGACGTGGTCATGGCCTTGGACCCGGCCACGGGTCAAGAAATCTGGCGCGTCCGTTACGAGGGTTACTCCGTGGTTCCCCGGCCGGTGTATGCCCACGGTTTGGTCTTCCTTTCCACCGGGTATGACTCACCGCTGCTCTACGCCATCCGCCCCGATGGACGCCGGGATGTCACCAATACCCATGTGGTTTGGATGAGTAAGAAGGCAGTGCCGCGGAATGCCTCGCCGTTGGTCGTCGGAGATTACTTGTATTTGGCCTCTGATGATGGCCAGGTGACTTGCCTGGAAGCCCGCAATGGGCGGGAGGTCTGGAGCGAACGGGTGGGCCGGGCATTTTCCGCCTCCCCCATACATGCCTCGGGCCGCCTCTACTTTTGTGACGAGGAGGGGGTCACGATCGTCCTGAAGGCGGGGAATACCTTCGAGGAACTGGCACGCAACCGGTTGCCGGAGCGCATTCTGGCCAGCCCGGCGGTCGATGGCGATGCCTTGATTCTCCGGACAGAGAAGGCGATCTATCGCATTGCCGAAACCACGGCTTCCCGACACTAA
- a CDS encoding RNA polymerase sigma factor, translating to MTPPTDAELVERFVRQREAAALEELLRRYEEPLFRFLYGVLRDHHAAEDVLQETFVQALRSLEGVRPEGIRGWLFTVAHQQAALWKRRRRNWPALLAEDVDLPSTAAPEAELEQAEESVWIRQSLRLLPVVQQEALHARYYEGKKFREIAASLGCPLGTVLARLHAGLKKLRQMWEERHGR from the coding sequence ATGACACCCCCCACGGATGCGGAACTGGTCGAGCGCTTTGTCCGCCAGCGCGAGGCAGCGGCCCTGGAAGAGCTGCTCCGCCGTTACGAAGAACCCCTGTTTCGCTTTCTCTACGGCGTATTGCGGGACCATCACGCCGCAGAGGACGTTCTTCAGGAGACCTTCGTCCAGGCGCTGCGTTCCTTGGAGGGGGTCCGGCCTGAGGGGATTCGAGGCTGGCTCTTTACCGTGGCTCATCAGCAAGCCGCGCTGTGGAAGCGCCGCCGCCGGAATTGGCCGGCATTACTGGCTGAGGATGTCGATCTCCCCTCCACGGCTGCGCCCGAAGCTGAGTTGGAGCAGGCGGAGGAAAGCGTGTGGATTCGGCAAAGCCTGCGGCTGCTCCCTGTCGTGCAACAAGAGGCGCTGCACGCCCGCTACTATGAGGGGAAAAAGTTTCGAGAAATCGCCGCGTCTTTGGGGTGTCCCTTAGGCACCGTGTTGGCCCGGCTCCACGCGGGATTGAAGAAACTCCGGCAGATGTGGGAGGAACGCCATGGCCGCTGA
- a CDS encoding class I SAM-dependent methyltransferase, translating to MKHLAPLYAKVAARVQPPVCIALGPPWPVAQLVQTIALPDTVCVQMDLHQAERLRDCLKELQVRAQVETVADLWDLPARFATVIFPAAAHSDRALKQDVVEQAYHILQPGGTFIALSEYERDHLFAPWLKKLYGRCGATPASPEGTAIFATKTADNRPRRRHEITFHARIGNGPSVHIVSQPGTFSYGRFDEGSRAMLEIAEIRPGDRVLDLGCGNGAVGCLAGLRVGAAGSVTFVDSNLRAIALAQRNATANQTPQPRFLAAARLEGLEPASFDVILANPPYYALTEITRLFIAGARPLLAPGGRYYLVTKMPTAVVPMIFQTFGDCSVHENRGYSVISATRGPSSFPR from the coding sequence ATGAAACATCTGGCCCCCCTGTACGCCAAAGTCGCAGCACGGGTGCAACCGCCGGTCTGTATCGCTTTGGGTCCTCCTTGGCCGGTCGCCCAATTGGTCCAGACTATCGCCTTACCCGACACCGTGTGCGTGCAGATGGACCTGCATCAAGCGGAACGCCTGCGGGATTGCCTCAAGGAGTTGCAAGTCCGTGCGCAGGTAGAAACTGTGGCGGACCTGTGGGACCTGCCGGCGCGGTTTGCAACGGTCATTTTCCCCGCGGCGGCTCACTCCGATCGGGCTTTGAAACAGGATGTGGTCGAGCAGGCTTACCATATTTTGCAACCGGGGGGCACTTTCATTGCCCTGTCCGAGTACGAACGGGATCATCTCTTTGCCCCGTGGCTGAAGAAGCTCTACGGGCGCTGCGGCGCTACGCCAGCCAGTCCCGAAGGGACCGCCATTTTTGCCACCAAGACCGCGGACAACCGCCCCCGTCGCCGACATGAGATCACCTTCCACGCCCGGATCGGGAACGGCCCCTCCGTCCATATCGTCTCTCAACCGGGCACGTTCAGCTATGGCCGATTCGATGAAGGCTCCCGTGCCATGCTGGAAATTGCCGAGATTCGTCCGGGGGATCGGGTGCTGGACCTGGGTTGCGGCAACGGGGCGGTCGGCTGCCTGGCCGGATTACGGGTGGGAGCAGCGGGAAGCGTCACCTTTGTGGACAGCAACCTGCGCGCCATCGCCTTGGCCCAACGGAATGCGACAGCGAATCAGACTCCGCAACCCCGCTTTCTCGCCGCGGCTCGACTGGAGGGGCTAGAACCGGCCAGCTTCGATGTCATCCTGGCTAATCCCCCCTACTACGCCTTGACGGAAATCACCCGCTTGTTCATCGCCGGCGCCCGGCCTCTGCTCGCTCCCGGCGGCCGATACTACCTGGTCACGAAAATGCCTACCGCCGTTGTTCCGATGATCTTCCAGACCTTCGGAGATTGTTCCGTCCATGAAAACCGCGGCTACTCCGTCATCAGTGCTACCCGCGGCCCATCATCATTCCCACGATAG
- a CDS encoding acyl-CoA desaturase, whose product MNPSLAASMTLSPEAAPTPRGYVRWFLVVILTIHLLALTALTPYLFVWWGLLLVWVGNFIFGSLGINLGYHRMLTHGAVRFPRPLERLWVLLGVCSLEGSPLWWVCTHRLHHQHSDDAEDPHSPRRSFFWGHMGWIYTDDPRRHSLDVYARYVPDLLSDRFLRWLHRGNRWLIVWLLHVLMLGGLSWAAAAWLASDQAGMIQLALQLFVWGVLVRTVYVWHITWLVNSAAHRWGYRNYPTADQSRNNWLVALLTNGEGWHNNHHAAPRACAQGHKWWEIDLTFSFVRLLELVGLAWDVAPVRVPAHLRQDGSGTPEYHKPPNNGTASVPAP is encoded by the coding sequence GTGAATCCTTCTCTGGCGGCGAGCATGACCTTATCTCCAGAAGCGGCACCAACCCCCCGCGGGTATGTGCGCTGGTTTCTGGTGGTGATCCTGACGATTCATCTGCTCGCTTTGACAGCGTTGACGCCGTATCTGTTTGTGTGGTGGGGCTTGTTGCTGGTTTGGGTGGGCAACTTCATCTTTGGCTCGCTGGGAATCAACCTGGGCTATCACCGGATGCTGACGCATGGGGCCGTCCGCTTTCCGCGTCCGCTGGAGCGGCTCTGGGTCCTGCTTGGAGTGTGCAGCCTGGAGGGGTCTCCCTTGTGGTGGGTGTGCACCCATCGCCTGCACCATCAACACAGCGACGACGCCGAGGACCCGCACAGTCCGAGACGGAGTTTTTTCTGGGGACATATGGGCTGGATTTACACGGACGATCCGCGGCGGCATTCCTTGGACGTGTATGCCCGCTACGTTCCCGACCTTCTAAGCGACCGTTTCCTGCGTTGGCTCCATCGCGGCAATCGTTGGTTGATCGTGTGGCTGCTGCATGTCCTGATGCTGGGAGGGCTGAGTTGGGCCGCGGCGGCCTGGCTGGCTTCGGACCAGGCGGGAATGATCCAACTGGCCTTACAGTTGTTTGTTTGGGGCGTGCTGGTGCGAACGGTCTATGTGTGGCACATCACCTGGCTGGTCAACTCCGCCGCTCATCGCTGGGGGTATCGCAACTATCCGACGGCGGATCAGAGCCGCAATAACTGGCTGGTGGCGTTGCTGACCAATGGCGAGGGCTGGCACAACAATCACCACGCCGCCCCCCGCGCCTGCGCTCAAGGCCACAAATGGTGGGAGATCGACCTCACCTTTTCCTTCGTCCGCCTCCTGGAACTGGTAGGACTGGCCTGGGACGTGGCTCCGGTCCGCGTTCCCGCTCATCTCCGCCAAGATGGCTCTGGCACGCCGGAGTACCACAAGCCGCCGAACAATGGCACAGCCTCAGTTCCTGCGCCGTGA
- the recD2 gene encoding SF1B family DNA helicase RecD2: METVPTVAEQLQGVIERITFHNPETGYCVLRVQVRNQRELITVVGYSQQVAVGEYLTAIGEWVLDRNHGRQFRASELRTTPPHTIEGIQKYLASGRIKGIGPQLARRIVAHFKERTLEVIDQSPAFLAQVPGIGPKIIERIRQSWVEQKTVRQILVFLHSHGIGTARAHRIYKAYGEQAIELIRANPYRLCTDIWGIGFATADALALKLGVPPHSPHRAEAAVRHVLNEATNDGHVALPEEVVRERAVALTHIPSSIITAAINQLCYRDEVIRDSPGRIRRAPKGTGGLYQLETDEEAQSRLHASASPSTREATGTPSSEAVGSSRHTANGQGEESDPGGWDEDLPDEEGRDATLLFLKPLFLAEHGLAHRLAELLRSPHPLPPTDVAAAISWAEQSLGLQLAPGQQAALRAAVQHKVLIITGGPGTGKTTLVKALLHLFAAKGLRIHLAAPTGRAARRLSEATGREARTLHRLLEYDAATNSFRRHRNNPLDTDLVVVDETSMVDVVLMHRLVQAVPPWACLVLVGDVDQLPSVGPGAVLADCLASQVVPVVRLTEVHRQAQGSWIVRAAHAVLHGELPASAPSSDGDFFFIEATDPPAILQTLRQLLVERIPRKFGFDPVQDIQVLTPQVKTELGALNLNRELQQLFNPPAPDRPEVRRYETIYRLGDKVMQIRNNYQRDVYNGDIGRIHAIDAEEQIVLVDFDGRLVDYDFADLDELQLAYACTVHKSQGSEYPAVVMPLHTQHYTMLQRNLLYTAITRGRRLVVLVGSRKALWRAVMNCETTQRWSLLAYRLQRLLPLQTWG, translated from the coding sequence ATGGAGACGGTGCCAACGGTGGCGGAGCAATTGCAGGGAGTGATCGAACGGATCACCTTCCATAATCCGGAGACGGGTTATTGCGTCCTGCGGGTTCAGGTGCGGAACCAGCGGGAATTGATCACCGTCGTGGGTTACAGCCAGCAGGTGGCGGTGGGCGAATATCTGACCGCCATCGGGGAATGGGTTCTGGACCGCAATCATGGCCGCCAATTTCGCGCCTCGGAACTGCGGACCACTCCACCCCACACCATCGAGGGAATCCAGAAATACCTAGCTTCGGGACGCATCAAGGGGATTGGCCCGCAACTGGCCCGGCGCATCGTCGCCCACTTCAAGGAGCGCACCCTGGAGGTGATCGATCAGTCCCCCGCTTTTCTCGCCCAGGTGCCGGGGATCGGACCGAAAATCATTGAACGCATCCGCCAGAGCTGGGTTGAACAGAAAACCGTTCGTCAAATCTTGGTGTTTTTGCACAGTCACGGCATTGGGACGGCCCGCGCTCATCGCATCTACAAAGCCTACGGGGAGCAAGCCATCGAGTTGATCCGCGCCAATCCTTATCGGTTGTGCACGGACATCTGGGGCATCGGCTTTGCCACCGCGGATGCCTTAGCCCTCAAGCTGGGTGTGCCGCCCCATTCGCCGCATCGTGCCGAGGCCGCCGTTCGCCACGTCCTGAACGAGGCCACAAATGACGGCCATGTCGCCCTGCCGGAAGAAGTGGTGCGCGAACGGGCTGTCGCCCTGACACACATTCCCTCCAGTATCATCACCGCGGCCATCAATCAACTCTGCTACCGCGACGAAGTCATCCGGGACAGTCCGGGGCGTATCCGCAGAGCACCGAAAGGAACCGGGGGGTTGTATCAACTTGAGACGGACGAGGAGGCACAGTCTCGGCTTCATGCCTCGGCTTCCCCCTCGACGCGGGAGGCGACAGGCACGCCCTCTTCGGAGGCCGTGGGGTCTTCTCGGCACACGGCCAATGGGCAGGGGGAAGAGAGCGATCCTGGCGGCTGGGACGAGGATTTACCCGATGAGGAGGGGCGCGATGCCACGCTCCTGTTCCTCAAGCCACTTTTCCTGGCGGAACACGGACTGGCCCACAGGTTGGCCGAATTGTTGCGCTCGCCCCATCCCCTGCCGCCGACTGATGTCGCAGCCGCCATCTCCTGGGCAGAGCAGAGCCTGGGATTGCAACTGGCGCCGGGACAGCAGGCCGCTCTGCGGGCCGCCGTGCAGCACAAAGTCCTCATCATCACGGGCGGTCCGGGGACGGGCAAGACCACGCTTGTGAAAGCTCTCCTGCACCTGTTCGCCGCCAAGGGATTGCGCATCCATCTGGCAGCGCCGACGGGTCGCGCAGCTCGGCGCCTCAGTGAAGCCACCGGCCGTGAAGCTCGGACCCTCCATCGCCTGCTAGAGTATGACGCCGCCACCAACTCCTTCCGCCGCCACCGCAATAACCCGCTGGACACCGATCTAGTTGTCGTCGATGAGACCTCGATGGTCGATGTGGTTCTGATGCATCGCCTGGTGCAGGCGGTACCGCCCTGGGCGTGCCTGGTCCTCGTGGGGGATGTGGATCAACTCCCTTCCGTCGGCCCCGGTGCGGTGCTGGCGGATTGCCTCGCGTCCCAGGTGGTTCCCGTCGTGCGCTTGACCGAGGTGCACCGCCAGGCCCAGGGAAGCTGGATCGTGCGGGCGGCCCATGCCGTCTTGCACGGCGAGCTACCGGCTTCCGCACCAAGCAGCGACGGCGATTTCTTCTTCATCGAAGCCACGGACCCACCCGCCATTTTGCAAACCCTCCGGCAACTCCTCGTGGAACGCATCCCCCGTAAATTTGGCTTCGACCCTGTGCAAGACATCCAAGTCTTGACACCCCAGGTCAAAACAGAACTTGGCGCGTTGAACCTCAACCGGGAATTGCAGCAGCTCTTCAATCCACCGGCCCCTGATCGTCCCGAAGTCCGCCGCTATGAGACGATCTATCGGCTGGGGGACAAGGTCATGCAAATCCGCAACAACTATCAGCGCGACGTTTACAACGGCGATATCGGCCGGATTCACGCCATCGATGCCGAAGAGCAAATCGTACTCGTCGATTTCGACGGGCGACTGGTGGACTATGACTTCGCGGACCTGGATGAGTTACAACTGGCCTACGCCTGCACGGTGCACAAAAGCCAGGGGAGCGAGTATCCCGCCGTCGTCATGCCCTTGCATACCCAGCATTACACGATGTTGCAGCGCAACCTGTTGTACACCGCCATCACGCGGGGCCGGCGCCTGGTCGTCCTCGTCGGTTCGCGCAAAGCCCTTTGGCGAGCCGTGATGAACTGCGAAACCACCCAGCGCTGGTCCTTGCTAGCCTATCGCCTGCAACGCCTGCTGCCTCTACAGACATGGGGATGA
- a CDS encoding coiled-coil domain-containing protein: protein MRGICHRLGTATVLVTSLTALTCLCPSIPPAEAAPLPRFTEEREAAALHFVRKHCPELLPLLEELKRTNRPLYERQILETFQVTELLADLLDDPKRYEVELRIWKTENQAMVLVAQLTTAKPEERDSLDQRLQHLARELIELEAQAIECRIELLQAELAFHKEELAKHRDQIDRLARERYEALLEKARKKKP, encoded by the coding sequence ATGAGGGGTATTTGTCACCGCTTGGGGACCGCTACGGTCCTCGTTACTTCGCTGACAGCGCTGACCTGCCTATGTCCTTCCATCCCTCCGGCGGAAGCTGCCCCGCTTCCCCGCTTCACCGAAGAGCGGGAAGCAGCCGCTCTCCACTTCGTCCGCAAGCATTGTCCAGAATTGCTCCCCCTGCTCGAAGAACTCAAACGGACCAATCGGCCTCTCTACGAACGGCAAATCCTCGAAACCTTCCAGGTTACGGAACTTCTGGCAGACCTGCTCGACGACCCCAAACGTTATGAGGTCGAACTCCGCATCTGGAAAACCGAAAATCAAGCGATGGTCCTTGTAGCCCAGCTCACCACTGCCAAACCCGAAGAACGTGACTCGCTCGATCAACGCCTCCAACACCTCGCCCGCGAACTGATCGAACTCGAAGCCCAAGCCATCGAGTGCCGCATCGAATTGCTCCAGGCCGAGTTGGCTTTCCATAAAGAAGAACTGGCCAAACATCGGGATCAAATCGACCGCTTGGCGCGCGAACGCTACGAAGCTCTCCTGGAAAAGGCCCGGAAGAAGAAACCCTGA
- a CDS encoding DUF1559 family PulG-like putative transporter — MVRRSRRGMTLLEVLCTVAIAAVVLGLFLPAVQKVREASARLQCAHHLRQMALSFHHHHDAHGYYPLGGTHVPPRFPATADFTAVTPAARLRSWSWAYAILPFLEQSTLYQHPNSHVVKGTAVAIYYCPTRRKPQLYDGYARIDYAGNAGDHPLGLNGLVARTGHGVVRVADILDGSSHTVLIGEKQLNRAMLGYAADDNEPYPITGWNDDWDVYRWGAEPPAPDYSAPGRLEGSRVFGSAHANGFYAAFADGSVRFLRYTIPSEIWRRACVRNDRHVVPLND, encoded by the coding sequence ATGGTCCGGCGGTCCCGCCGGGGGATGACCCTTCTGGAAGTGCTATGCACCGTGGCGATCGCAGCGGTGGTGCTGGGATTGTTTCTGCCCGCGGTCCAGAAAGTGCGCGAGGCGTCGGCCCGGTTGCAATGCGCCCATCATTTGCGGCAGATGGCCTTGAGTTTCCATCATCATCATGACGCCCACGGTTATTACCCTCTGGGGGGCACCCATGTGCCGCCGCGCTTCCCGGCCACGGCGGATTTTACAGCCGTGACCCCGGCGGCCCGCTTGCGCTCCTGGAGTTGGGCTTACGCCATCCTGCCCTTCCTCGAGCAGTCCACGCTCTATCAACACCCGAACAGCCACGTAGTCAAGGGAACGGCTGTGGCTATCTACTACTGCCCGACGCGCCGCAAGCCGCAGTTATACGATGGCTATGCCCGGATAGACTATGCAGGCAACGCCGGGGATCATCCGCTAGGTCTCAATGGCCTGGTGGCGCGCACCGGCCACGGGGTCGTTCGCGTGGCGGACATTCTCGACGGCAGCAGTCATACTGTGCTAATCGGGGAAAAACAGCTCAACCGGGCGATGCTGGGCTATGCGGCGGACGATAACGAGCCGTATCCCATCACCGGCTGGAATGATGACTGGGACGTGTATCGCTGGGGCGCCGAGCCGCCTGCTCCGGACTATTCCGCTCCAGGCCGTCTGGAAGGGTCCCGTGTATTCGGTTCCGCTCATGCCAACGGCTTCTACGCCGCCTTTGCCGATGGTTCCGTTCGTTTCCTGCGCTATACCATTCCGTCCGAGATCTGGCGCCGGGCCTGCGTCCGTAACGACAGGCACGTCGTTCCGCTCAACGACTAG